Genomic segment of Hippocampus zosterae strain Florida chromosome 12, ASM2543408v3, whole genome shotgun sequence:
tgaatgatcgcatgttacagttgacatgctcacttgtaagggccaaatgtccactgggtacactagttaaggtgttctggccttagcagtgaacttgtcagtttaaaaattgatcactagctcactagtaaggcatattatgtccactagttacactagttggatcttctaaaccttactaggtgactagtgaggttcaaaatgTTGATGAGCAAAAACATGTCTGCAAGGATCCGCGCACATTAATCGCTAaaatggtgctttgagatacatgttgaatttgttctgtgaccatgctcaaactcaaaacagaattgaaatgaatggacatgcCATCAATCTGTTTCAGCCGTCCATGCCTAAAAACATGTAAGGACAATAGTCTATAatatagtttattaaaaaaataaagtaatgacataattaaaaatttagaatgtcccacccaaatcacagagcacacggaGTGAGCCATGCTGAGTTCAAAGCACCATCAACAAACATCCATAGACCTTCCATTGTGCATCACAGACAATGAAAGCTATGACCCATTCCTTCGATAAAGCACATATGACCTTGCTGGCCAAGCAGGTAGCGGGAAGGCATCTTCAGAGCTTTCCATAATGCATGACGATTTTGAGTGGTGGGAAGGCAAACATCCGCCTCATGATCAATAGGCGGGGATGACGTCATCGCGTTTGATGacagaattaaatgttcctcCTTAGTTGGAGTAAAGCGTGGCTCGTTCCTTTTTAACTCTtcactataaataaagttagaaaattaaatttaaaaaaattcataaaattataataataaagtatataATGTCACTCCACCGAACAGCTACCTGAATCCAACACACGCTCGAACACTGCAACACAGCGCTTTGATTTACACCACGTCATTTGGAACGTAAGTCACCATTTGAATGGTCCAAATTTCTCATAAGCAGCCTTCGAAAGATAACTCACTGACACCCTCTTTTGAACAAGTTTGAAGCATGATGGTACAATGTCAAAGGTGATCCAGGACTAAACATGATGAACGTCAAAGGTGATCCAGGACACTTTAATCAGCAACATGTGTACAAGATATCATGTTTCTACTCGTTTACATTTTGCCAAGTAGTGATCAAGTGTAGAATATGGgtaccgtatttaaaaaaaaaacatgacagtgtaaAGGCACGTGCCTAATATCTTCTACAGTATGATATATTATAGACATACAGGAATGTATAATATATCCTTTAGGGCTAAATTTCACACGTTTCTCAACATTTCACTGAAGTGAttgttgaatacaaatgaatgaaggtcATCCGAACGAAAGTAATCTTTTGACGATTGTGCgtttcatgaaatacaaaacgtaATAGAAAAACAGCCATAATGTGGACAAGAGCATACTTAGGGGTgggagctgggggtgggggaggggggtgcaggagGACCACATAGTGTACAGCGAATTGCTATACATTAGTTAATCTGTTGGTTGCTTCAAGTTTGCCTtccaaaatgtgccaaattgtttcctgtagaaatctcatgtcaaaataaagagCAGTTTCTTTGTTGAGTAAGAATGATCGAACAGCAAGTGCTTTATGAATTTGTGAGTACATCATGCAAAATCTATGAGAGCAACCATAATGAAAATATGATGCTATTGCAGCCTATTCTAAGTGCAACCTGAGATTCTCaacaagaaagtaaaaaaatagataaaaaaaaaatgacacccaatttggggctttaaattttttataatgcgggtgcatctcaaatttatttcaggagtttaatttaaaaagttaaaaactcaaatgatacAGAGTGATGAAACGAATCCATTTTACATAAAAAATAACATGTCTTCCGAGTGTGTTTGTTCTAAACTGTAACCATcaaagtcagagaaaaaaaaaatcatagtaaaTTCTACTTTATCTGTAGTGAATCCACCGCATATTAGGTTTGAAGTgaaccattgaaataaatgacattttccataacATCCTTATATATTTGGATGCACCCTTCATAAGCTATACTCTCCATTGCTCTCTTGTTTATGCCTCTATCTTAAGTATTTCGatgattaaatgtttcaaatagcGAGTTATGGTCCAGCGAGGTAATCCTTCTTCCTTAGTataaatttgaaatccaaaaagtagggaaaaaaaagtctcaagtgaTGGTTCTGGTTCAAACGTGAGAACACTTAACAGGCATACCGTGTAGAGGCCATTTCCTCCGAGGCCGCAGTCAAACTGGATCAGCCTCAAAGTTTCGTGCGTAGTGATCGGCTTGAAATCTGCTAATAAACTAGCAGgttgaaacatattttcttgtgaatgtaaattttaaaaagatgaaaaatctaaaaaacactGAGCTGGCCTGACACAAGGcccattaaataaatatgtgtgctTTCACCTTCCCACAAGGCACCTTGTTCCTGATGAATCCATGACGTGCATTCCTCATTGGAAAATCCTGGCCCAACTGATTGACGCCTCCTCCTTCAGTcaagtgccaggaaaaaaaaggcttgttccAGAGGGGACTTCTTGTAAGTTGAACCGAATTCTTCCTCAGTTCACCAGCAGGACGTCCTCATATGTTGTCATCCTGACGGAAATACAAGACGGTGGTTTGTATTCAGATTGTATCCAGAGCTGTTTGATGTGACTCTGACAGGGGGGAAAGCCCAAAGTCCCCTTTTTGTATCACCAGTCATACTTTGGTACCACCTGGTGGAATCTTACTGTAGTTGTTTGATTTAGTTCATTCGTGGTGTTTTTACATCGATGTTTGAGAtatcttgttttgttggtgGAATTTGAATGCACCCTGAGGACTGGTCAACGGGAAACACAGCAGATCAGTGTTTTGCTTCTTCACTGATGCAACTGCTCACAGCTCTTGCGCTCTATTTGCCAGTTAGAATTTTCCTGAATGACCTAAAATGTTATCATTCTGTTTGttcgtgtgtgatgtcacatcactttgtggttaaaatgttaaataggCCATTAGGCTAGCTAATAGTATCGATGAGCCTCATGTGAAGGCATTTTGGCTGTGTTGATTACACTCACCCACTGAGTTCAGTTGTTTATGGAACATGGGTTTCACGATTGTTTACATGCTAGATGCGTGGGCTTGATGCTTtatgtcaggggtccccaaactacggccccgtacatttggcccggccctctaaccctcctgttgtcctcgggtcaaaatgacccgtcactctgttaaaaacgcccccaaaaaactgcaaacagcggtgtctacaagcctactggaacctacaaaaggattataaggaaggaatacaagaactttaagagactgctcatgtgtcagagagattctgctctgacaactgagctgaacttttatcggttaagaaagttaatgtttgtcaagtcccgtgtttgccagcagggggcaggcttcttgcttgctttctgcacacctgccaccgatttgtgattgattacacgggctttatttgggcgctctggcagttgactcactgccggagtattccacgccgtgccaaaattctctcgcccaattcctattcgtattattcattgcctcttagccttgtggctattattgcgcgtcgttattcctctttcgagtgaaatttatagtattgtctaatcagaccctccttgctattttttccgcaagcgttttcggttgttctctttattttatccctggtccttattttgaccagcactttttgttattctcccggtcgggtaattttgtgtttgtattaaagactccttttgttctctgacaaacctctttctgtgtctgctatttcggggatcgactttcagttatttggttatacacgaagcgattactctgtctcttcaggtacaacgtgacaatgttccatggctttttttctatgaagaacccagagagagttatttagttattatttatttcctgtttttgtgttagtgttattatttgtttcctgacttttttctgtaaagaacctggaaagggttatttggttatgtgtggcttttctggaaaacaataaaaaatttttagctcccctacgatcgtcacacttttttataaactggcaccggccccccatcagagaagggaaaagttatgtggccctcacaggaaaaagtttggggacccctgctttatgtaatcagtgtgtctattttgagattcacattcagagtacttaagatgccgccattttgtggcatttacaATATAAACGGTTACACACCCTTTTGTAAGGAGAGTGTGACAGTAATTTGCAAATATTCGCAATTTGCGGCAGGGCTTGCCCGCAACCTCATGCAGGAAGTTACTTCATGttctattttgttattcatttcaattgtcacTTTAGCCATTGTGTACTGAGCAACCACAACAGCGAAGCCACTACTACTTATTTATATCACAGttgcatttctgattttataggactcactacaacccccccccccccaaacaaacagaaaaagtatTGCATTACCTGTCACAGCAGCAGAAAAAGGAGCACGGCGATGTCTCCAGGCCCCTGAACTTGCCGGAGTTTGGCGCATCGGTGCACTCAGCTATGAAAGCATGCAGGTCTGTGATGTGAATGGGCTCCTGGGTCTGATGCTGTACGACAACATataaaagtttgacatttacaTTCGGTTTCCAGAGCCGGATGCCACTCAATTCTCCGTGATCGATGCCCAAACCTAAATCATCTGAAAGTAGTTAAAACAGAATAGagcaggggtttcaaactcatttcacattgtgggccacatacggtctCTGTAGATGTCAACTGGGCCGGACCAATAAAATTGTACCATACTCCgcgataaataaccaaaataatgtcttttctttgttttggtcaaagaagcacaagaacattagggaaatgtaataaacgtatcttttacaaaacatttcatgaagcaccttagatttccttaaacaaatgtgcaatttacttttatcattcacatatatgatccaactgattgtacaaaggcacaaaacgtaattggtattgaaaaatatcataatgcattttcagattaaactgggttcataaagaatttttgtttttaaacaatttacacatgcgcatataaaatctaaatagaatccctgcctacaccttacaaactgaggagagtgctattaaatgtgtaaagaataaagtattcacacgtccttgatagcgtctgctgtgttgggtctgtctcagtgacagactgagactgctattgtcttcttctctgatcaaaacaatgttgacttGTACTCTGATCAAACAGTGTATCCGCCAGCGGATACTCCACGAATTGcaccttgtaaaaaaatattcattcattttatggatttttccacttttaaatgatcctgcgggcctgatcgaactgccttgggggccggttccggcccgtgtACCGTATGTTTGACAACCCTGGAATAGAGGCTAGAAAACCtacattttggatcgaagatctacttttcgatcaactaacctcacgggatctacccttaccggcgtgcgcacgcgcgcacacacacacgcgcgaatttaagatttacctgctttattttattttttaaatatattttttttgtgaaattgagactgataagatgattagtgtgcagtgtatattaacacaaaaatatattactaacatgtacaaagacaaacaaatggttgtttgttttttttcttctcgacactcctcggatctacttgggacccgtcttagatctaccggtagataaggatcgacctaatgggcacacctgctttaagacaaaaaaaggtcgGGTTTGCTGGCCTACCTTGATGGCCTCGTAGGCTCCGGTGATGAGCGCGATGAAGAGCGACAGCACCATGTAGATGAAGAGCGAGATGAAGGTGTACAGGTACACTTGGCTGAAGAGCCACACCAGAGTGCTGCTCTCCTGCATTCCTGAGAAGGTCACGAACATGTCGTCGCCATTGATGAGGGAGAAGAGGCATTCCGACACCATGGATAGGGAGCGGAACTGTAGCACAAGGATACAGTCTAATAAAACACTTCTTAACATGATCTGAAAACAGTAAATCTCTTCACACCTGAGGttggcaaacattttacaccaagtgcCACACTTAGGAAAAATACTTAGCTCTCCAAGTGGCAccaaaatgaccaacattaaaaatagtTGCGTAGTAGGCCCAAGTACTCCGAGCGGGCGCTGGTGCACTCAGACCGTTCGGCGACTCAGAGCGtagcttcattttgttgttgggttacagtagactagagcaggctaaaatgcgagtcaatgtggcggccatgttggctggGCCGACTGTCTCATCAAAGCAGAAACAATAGCTTAGCAGTGCTGTAAGCATGCAGCTCAACAGGCGCATGTTCTCTCTACTaatagcttttttctttttaaatcaggcactagtagtccttttgaaaatatttttgttgcagctcagttttttttttcacaacccttATCAATGTCATCGATTCATAAAAGAAGTGCATTCATAAAAGAGTGGAATTGCACGTATTTTTGCTGTGGAATTGCCCGTATCAAGGCGCAGGAAGCATTATCCGCCCCCTCAGCAAGTTtgaatgaactttaaaaaatcagtttcaaacttttttttttcttctttaaaaaaaaaaaaaaaaaaactttacataaGTAAAGTTGTCGTGTACTGGGGATTTTTAGGCTCCAAAAGAAGTCCAAAACAATGCTTGTTCTCTACTGGGTGTttcaaagctacaaaaaaagcacttcGATGTAGTCCATTAAATTGAGGCTCGACAGTACTTAAAAGTAAGGTTGACTTATCGATGCGGTACCTTCACATGGTACGGTCCCAGCACAATCCAGCCGCAGAAGCAGTAGCCCAAATATATGACGGCCACACAGCAGCAGAAGCGGATCACGTTGGGGAAGGCTGCTCGAAGAGTTACGATCAGGATCTAAACGATGATATCATGGAGAGGAATACCACATTTTCTTAACTCGgtgcaaatcaaacaacaaagttgaattactaacatgtgcctcaaaatgaccttactagtgaactagtgggcgttttgcggcttacatgtcaatgagtaagcctcaaaatgatcttactagggaactagtgggcgttttgtggcttacatgttcactagtaagcgtcaaaattaccttactagtgaaccagtgagcgttttgtggcttacatgttcactagtaagcgtcaaaatgaccttactagtgaactagtgagcgttttgtggcttacatgttcactagtaagcgtcaaaatgatcttactagtgaactagtgggcgttctgtggcttacatgttcactagaagcctcaaaattatcttactagtgaactagcgggcgttttgtggcttacatgtcaactagtaagcctcaaaatgatcttactagtgaactagtgggcacatttatggccttacatgttcactagtaagcgtcaaaatgaccttactagtgaactagtgggcaatatggaataaatactcaaagggcttgccaggcaagccctttgagtatttattcatccgtgatggtattgtagaccaatgagagcacgtccgacagacacgtggacttcgggcggccaatcatgatgcatttcgagccaagccccaacaaaaacggaggagaaaactttcagacgctttgaaagcttttggggtacatattactcttgttgttacacaaaattttgttttacgattattttaggcggtaacgttatggtgtaaatgtcaaatacgtggtcaatttatcaagatgaagcctgcttaaaaatttgctccaacaattttggagatgtgtctgactttgacagcaatggcggcagttcaacgctgacagtcgcagtcgggtgcagatttatttcggcaggactttctaaaatctgccgtttgctctgacagttctctgtctgacagtcacgttttgtcttattactcacaagctaattgacatttaaaaaaagagttaatgtttggaacacgattttgctcttactgtttgctgccttagttcgtttgaaatattcgcttcctgcattacatgaagtacattttttaatattcacaagactgtaactgtgcattataaataatgtcacatttgcactatgttttactggatctacaactaaactaggtcctcgtttctgggagagtccacagcacctcctgtatcacaaccattctgccggcacaccttcagcagcacgatgtttctaatgggagctggagggtgatcagcttcattgaagaacaggaggaggagaggcacaacgtttgtcatttgtgatatgtttttagacttttctcctaactaaaaaaactatgttttgttaatttcttgatatagttcttgtatttaaatattttaacaatcaaatatttttcaactgtgttttagatatgaattgtatgaaataaatcagtgaagccccattcaaattctactctatctaatctgctcgatcacactgctgtcaacctgctgtacctccaaactccttggcttactcgcagttggagggttccccccaaacggggggacaaatcaaggaaccaatccctgcaccccgaacggggtgcccttacggccgtttttttttttttcggctaaccgccccctgaacctggcagggtggcgggcggaccttttgctccaggcgggggacatagagacaaatccggggcccacacagacactctcacgcacgcaacaaacacacacacaacaaactacctggacatgcgacatttgcacacaacagattacaagaagacagacatccttcagatgcaaccaccacacaccacactgggtacacaaacattgcacaaacataaacactagacaatacaacataacatggaaatgcagactacatcccaaaacaccaccacgaacaacaacacctcgtaggacaccaacaggcagcagagcacaaacagaccaaaacaacacactcgcctcaccaacactaccctcaaacgcaacacggacagacaactccaacagagatacaacaaacacaagaccacccccccaaacctggacctgcaatagctgcaatagaatcatcacacgcagacaaacctcactcagatgcaactcaacacacacacactggatacacagacattgctcccgcatcaccacccgccaatacacaaacacgtggacatgcagaacacacacgcaaacaacaaacaccccaacaccacaacccccgaacaacccacaaagaacaacacccaccaacaaaaacaacaaacacacactgaccatactacaaataaacatcaacggcatccaaaacaagaaaacagaactagaagaactcgcctcacaacagcacgcagacatcatcaccatacaagaaaccaaactagaaaaacaacacaacacacctcgtctcaccaactacaccagcattaggaaagacagagaacacaagggaggaggaggactgctcacatacattcacaaatcagtcacattcactcccatgaacatccccaacaacattaacaccaacactacagaaattcaaaccgtaaagattcacataaccaaccacaaaagactacacatatgcaacatgtatataccccccagagataccacccgaccagaccacgccacagaagacacagacatcaccaacaccttccaatacataaactcgctgaacaacaccattctaaccgcagacatcaacgctcactcaacacaatggcactctccctacgacgaccacagaggcaccctcattgcagacatactacagaactcccaacaaatcactctaaacgcaaacacacctaccagaaaacctacaaacatcaaccaacaaccaacatcaccggacatcacaacagccagcaacagcatcacaaacagaacaacatggaccacaatacacgcactcagttcagaccaccttcctatcaaaatcacacacaacacgcgtgctcctttccgcctacaacaacaccttcaaacttacacaaattacaggaaagcagactgggaaggatacacctctgaaatagaatcagcactggagaacataaccatacctgacaacatccacacagccaacaccatgctcacaaacctcatacttacagcagacaaacaccacataccccacggaaaaataaaaagcaaatcacttctcctaccacaacacatcagaacactcatcagccaaagaaacgacatcagacaacaaaaccaccaagacccacgcatcacagacctaaacaaagaaatagacacacaaatccaaaaacacaaacaagagctatggaaagaacacttaacggatgcatggaaccacagacacaaacaatacatactctggaacacagtaacaagactatctaacaaagaacaaaaagcaccagaaaacaccacaatacagttcggacaacacacggcaatatccaacaaacagaaagcacgagctttcaacaaacaattcaccaacataatacaacacaaaaccaacagaacatacagacaactacaatgcaaaatacgaaaactcaacaccacgcccataaccatcacagaacaacaagtcatacaagcactacaacgctccaaaagcaacaactccacaggcccagacaacataaacatcagacatctgaaacacctaggccccaaagcaataacactactcacacacacttacaacacatcactcaacaccaacaccatccccgcaatatggaagactgcaaaaataatcccaataccaaaacccaacaaaaaccacgcactcggcccatcttacagaccaatagcactactcagcccaatagccaaaacaatggaaaaggtaatactacccttcattaccaacaacactcaactaccctctcaccaacacggcatccgaaaacaacactccacaaccacagcactacaccacatacacaacatcatagccacaggtttcaatcaacaaaaaccaccacaacgaacagttgccatagccctagacatgtccaaagcctttgacacggtaaacctacacacactcacaaacaaactcaacaacactaacaccccaaacatcatcatcaaatacatcttcaactacataaggggacgcagacaatacactcaataccggggggaaacatcagaacacagaaacacgaaaacgggggtaccacaggggggagtactttcaccaacactattcaacatatacatggcagacttaccacaaccacctccaaatgtacacacagttacatatgcagacgacatcaccattctatccacacatgtcaaaccacaacaggcacaacaacaagtacaaaaatatctccacgacatatacaactggacaaaacagaaccaactcacactcaacgcagacaaaaccaccaccactctgggcgttttgtggcttacatgttcactagtaagcctcaaaatgatcttactagtgaactagtaggcgatgtgtggcttacatgtcaactagtaagcctcaaaatgaacttactagtgaactagtgggcacatttatggccttacatgttcactagtaagcgtcaaaatgatcttactagtgaactagtgggcgttttgtggcttacatgttcactagtaagcgtcaaaatgaccttactagtgaactagtgggcgttttgtggcttacatgttcactagtaagcgtcaaaatgatcttactagtgaacgagtgagcgttttgtggctgacatgttcataaataagcgtcaaaatgatcttactagtgaactattgggcgttttgtggcttacatgtcaacaagtaagcctcaaaaggatcttactaatgaagtagtgggcgttttttggcttacatgttcacgagtaagcgtcaaaatgatcttactagtgaactagtggggattttgtggcttacatgtcaactagtaagcctcaaaatgatcttactagtgaagtagtgggcacatttatggccttacatgttcactagtaagcctcaaaatgatcttactagtgaactagtgggcgttttgtggattacatgttcacgagtaagtgtcaaaatgatcttactaatgaactagtgggcgttttgtggcttacatgttcactagtaagcgtcaaaatgaccttactagtgaattgttgagcgttttgtggcttacatgtcaactagtaagcctcaaaatgatcttacgagtgaactagtgggcgttttgcggcttacatgtcaacaagtaagcctcaaaatgatcttactaatgaactagtgggggttttgtggcttacatgttcactactaagtgtcaaaatgacattactagtgaattagtgggcacatttatggccttacatgttcactagtaagcgtcaaaatgatcttactagtgaactagtgggcgttttgcggcttgcatgtcaacaagtaagtctcaaaatgatcttactaatgaactagtgggggttttgtggcttacatgttcactactaagtgtcaaaatgacattactagtgaattagtgagcgttttgtggcttacatctcaactagtaagcctcaaaatgatcttactagtgaactagtgggcgttttgtggcttacatgttcactactaagcctcaaaatgatcttactagtgaactagtgggcacatttatggccttacatgttcactagtaagcgtcaaaatgatcttactagtgaactagtgggcgttttgcggcttgcatgtcaactagtaagcctcaaaatgatcttacgagttaactagtgggcgttttgcggcttacatgtcaacaaataagcctcaaaatgatcttactcgtgaactagtgggcgttttgtggcttacatgttaactagtaagcgtcaaactgaccttactagtgaactagtgagcgttttgtggcttacatgttcactagtaagcctcaaaatgatcttaggagtgagctaaggggcgttttgtggcttacatgtcaactagtaagcctcaaaatgatcttactagtgaactagtcggcgttttgtggcttacatcttcactagtatgcctccaaatgaacttactagtgaactagtgggcgttttgcggcttacatgtcaactagcaagcctcaaaatgatcttactagtgaactagtgggcacatttatggccttacatgttcactagtaagcgtcaaaatgatcttactagtaaactagtgggcaagtttatggccttacatgttcactagtaagcgtgaaaatgaccttactagtgaactagtgacaatttgtggcttacatgttcacgagtaagcgtcaaaatgaccttactagtgaactagtgagcgttttgtggcttacatgttcactagtaagcctcaaaatgatcttacgagtgagctaaggggcgttttgtggcttacatgtcaactagtaagcctcaaaatgatcttactagtgaactagtgggcgttttgtggattacatgttcactagtaagtgtcaaaatgaccttcctagttaactagtgtgtgttttgtggcttacatgttcactagtaggcgtcaaaatgatcttactagtgaactagtgagcgttttgtggctgacatgtcaactagtaagcctcaaaatgatcttactagtgaactagtgggcacatttatggccttacatattcactagtaagcgtc
This window contains:
- the LOC127611230 gene encoding mucolipin-3-like — protein: MVSECLFSLINGDDMFVTFSGMQESSTLVWLFSQVYLYTFISLFIYMVLSLFIALITGAYEAIKHQTQEPIHITDLHAFIAECTDAPNSGKFRGLETSPCSFFCCCDRMTTYEDVLLVN